The genomic segment ctgttaACAAATTTCCAGGAATTTTTAACATTATCTTTCAGAGAGGATTCAGTTAGAGCAACATAACCAAGATAGCATTTTTCTTTCAGTTGTTTACAGTTAGATCGTAATAAAAAAACCTCATTATAGTCAGCAAGTAATTgagattttagatattttttatgcattttctttttttgattattgtttttttaagctCTGGAGAAAACCAGACAGGAAACTTTTTTGCTGAATACTTTTTCATGGGAACAAAAATATCAATTACAAGGTAAATAACATCATAAAACATGTTGATCATATCATCAAGACTTTTATCTTTAAACAAATCATCCCAATTAAATTGTGAAAGAAAGTTTGTTACTTCCCATACACTCGTTGAGTGAAAGTCTCTATAAAAGCCATCTCCAATCAATCCTGGCTCAATGAAATATTGAGATTCACAAAAACATTTCTGCAAGAAGTCTTagtaaattaatataataaagatGCTTTTAATTGATTTCAAAACTGCATAAGACTTAGATAATTAATTATGACTTAGAGAACATTAAgtaaaagaagaaatagaaatagaGTGCAGTATTGGTCTTATGCAGTgctcatgtcggcacagtggtaggtgtacggtagtttggcgatagactgaCAAATCAGGACCATATGCGCtttgtttcaaaaatctttactcattaatttaactgagttaaataagagaataaacaaaaaacaatttatataaaaaatgcctgtacacataaaatatctaatacctcgtaaatacttatatacatatatatacaaaaaaaaatgtaagtagTTTACCCTTGATGAcacgataaatatatataaataaaatacacaAGAAGACATAACTGAATTAATCTGAGCAGAAGAGGAAGAGCATTAAACctgagatatttctcgttaattaatactaataacAATATCTAAATCGTCCTCATCCTGTGAATCATCTCCTATATTAATTATCAACAGTTTAATATCTTCCTGCAAATTTTTCACCACAAACATTTTTTCTGCTACTTTCttgacgtggttcacataattatgccaATACTCTTTAGATACGCATTGGTAAGCTTCTTTTACCAACCGTtctaccgttttttctttaaaatcgacaTTGTTTAAAgccacatgcctttttacttgACTCCACATCATCTCAATCAGGTTCCACTTGCAATATTAAAGCAGCAGTCTTaaaatcttaacgccatatttttccacaattgtttcaattttgccAGTGATACGATTCTTAAATCTGGTCCTGATGCACCAACATGGTCAGTCGTTCTCACATGAGAAATACATTGcctatcttacctgcactgcattctaactgtggcttctactatagaaataataataacaaaaagagaTCCTCATTTAAAAGAGCCAGCaacaaatagataaaaataaaaaaaatataagataGTTAGTGTTTGAATGATCTGAAAATAGCCTAGAACTATCTGTTTTTGcaataaaagttataaaaacacAAAAGTTACGTGTTTCTGTAATGTGGCAAAGACTTAAGCATCAAATCCTTAACCACAAGCTGAActatattattattacttttaagATTGGGATATACTGGATATTTCATAAAAACCAATAACATTAATATTGATTTGATAGAATCATTTAATGTAAAGTAAAATCATGAATATCATTTATATGATCCCCAATGAGATGggtacaataaaaacaaaataactgAACTGAGAAGTAACGATAAAACACAACTGTAATATCTTTGATGTTTAATAGCAACAATTTAAGATTTggcaattgtttttaaaactaacCACCAAATTTAGCCAAAATTTAATGTTAAAGAATGTAATAATACTTACTATGGATGTATTTTTATGTCTAACTTTGCCATCTTCGTCATATGCTTCATATTTTTGCAAAAGAGCTTTCCCATCAATCCTCCATATGCATGGATGTTTGGAAGCATCACCCTCAGCATCTTTTTTAAGAATGACAAATGAGCCTGTCTGTAAGAAAATAATGTTAGTATAAAATGATCAATAGTACCAGAACAATAAGTAATAAACATTATTTTCAACTAGTTTAGAGAAAACTTTAATTGGTTATAATAATGTCAATATACATTGTATAATTATGTAAATAGATGACAATCACTTACTGTGTAGTCTTCTGAATACAAAGTTTTTGGTATAAACTTGCGATTTCCAATTGGCCTCACAGCCTGTATTTGACTATTAGTAGTAGCTGAAGTTGCTTTTGTTTCAGAATTTTCAACTTTTTCTGGTTTTTCTTTGAATGCTTCTTCATCCTCGTCGTCGTCAACTGAATAATCGTCGTCATCCTCTTCATCTTTAGCTTTCTTTTTTGCCTTTTTAGCCACACCATTTTTGGACTTTTTTCTTGCAGGTTCACTATCAGAATCTTCATCACTACTACCATATTCAACCACTGTCATTCGGGGCTTTTTACTTAAACGTTGGGACGATCTTCTACTGTTTTTCTTCACCTGcagagataatttaaaaagtactaaaatatttatatctgcCATCAAAAAAATAATCATGTATTAAATgaacaaaaatatacaaatatcttGTACAGAACGCAAAATACTAGTCAAAAATACCGGttatattatgaataatacatgATCTTCATaattgagattttttaaaaataacaaagctTCAAAAATAAGTATTTCTCACCTCCTCTTCCTCTTTCCATTCATCACCCGAGCTTTCGTAAATGTCtggatcatcttcattttcagAATATTTGctcattttttctaaaaaatacgtgaacaatattaaactaaaataaagCCACTATACAAACATGTTTTTGCAACTGTTAGTAGGCGCCATCTGTACCATTCTAGCTCTGGCTTATTCTAGATTAAAATTAGTAAGGATAGATACTCTTACTTACTTCTTAAACGTAAATAAACTCGTAAAGTTTCTTACTGAGGTTTTTAGTTTTGTTTATAAGTATTTGAATATTTCAACAAGTAAACCTGATCGGCTTTTTATCTACAGAATATGAAACCAATTCCGACTTTGTGATTTGTGACACCTTCCGACTCCGGCTTCGGCTAAAACAACAACGACAATTAATCGACAAGCAGGAACGCCACAGTGCTGGCAACTTGACCAACTTGTACGTAAAATGTCAAAAATCAATTTTGTAAAATGTTAGAATTGAATTCACtgttaaaattcaaaattaaaatatacaaaaatattctaaaactgttttttgtggaatgtctaagttaaatattatatttatatggaattaagccacaattaattgtaatgaaaattacattttttaattgttGTTCGACGTTTCTATTTCCTCTCCGGAAATCGTTTAACGGATTTCCAATTGTTTAATTTACAATCCAGAAAACTCATTAATGCGTACCACGCATACCTAAGCAACCGCTGAGTTCATACAGCGGAATTAAAGTAGGCTTAGGCTTAGTAGTAAAATTAACAGCGGCTAGGCGTCTGAACCATACacatatagcatttttcatataaaaaaacttgcacgtcattcaagatttacctcgtcagaaccccacagcgttgccaaaacatcagaatagttagagagtgagaaatttttaaaatgtcaactttttgtcaaactattatattaacaataaatacacttagttttaagactactgcaacatactaaaatacataagaaaacattttaatacaaaattatatattctaaattttaaacttacctcttttagggctgtaatagtaaagatgtcccgccattatttctttctcagctttctacagactatttatttgttttgacatagcacaatcacaatacacaacaataattagtttttaaagctattagtctaaatttaatatgtatttataaatacaatgtattaatatatattatattatgaccaaattgtgtaagaaatcaaaacataaacaaagttcttactctaaaaaagcggcaacactttatacacttttgtaacacgctgaactgtcaataaaatttgaagtattccgggGTGATTCCGGTATCAGCTGCGTACAattatctaatctatttaattaaaattattattttgtgcaatattcgacttgaagagttatttcataaaatttatattattaataataacaaatgtttttggttatttaatcaatataattctaaaattttcaatataatgatgattacattctTCTGATTATTACActatgttgacgcctatgaaagatcgagcagttccgaatgggtttcgtattattagctgtgttagaaacatttgaactctaaggttgacgttctggaaattttaaatacaagtgacgtcactgtgtataaatcgtgacgtgcaagtgttatactttgaaaaatggtatatattggtaacagggatagccaaggtcaaatcatgttcgGATTTCGCTCCCATTCGTTTGGTagcgctgctagtctcgttcctgcgctgagggagtgtgctgtggtcaattcaaagttgagtttatggcgccatatttgtatctgttttattttttatatgtaatgtaaacagcaaggaaataaagaaggaaaaattaagaggtaattagcctagtaaagagtaatcattatttaattaattattatatattccaaattaataaagaataaattcgacacagtttaacctatacatttcaaattaaaaacaaaacaattgacccagtttaacacaagcctggatgtttaaaaaattacgacacttagaccttgttggaaattaatacaaggtacgaattgttaaacaagtgagaagaattgagctgagtaagtagttttacatagcgtgatccagtttaacacatggaatacaTGACATAAAGACTCTAAGGCACGGAGTTGGCGATACATAAAAACAAGCAGAAGTTGGTCGACAGACAGTAAGAGCGAGGCGCCCTGAGTGGCCCCACGCGAGGGGTTAGTGGGAAGTGGTCACGCAGCAGCTCCACGCCATAGTGTGGAGATCGGAAGATACGCAGACAGTGGACGCGTTATTTAACTCGACGGGGTAGTGTGACGTATaaagtgtcggcaactggagattcaAAGGTACGACATCTCAAATCCCGGTAtactggaggcgtattccctagctagagcctagatacgcagAGGTAACTAAGATCTCTATATACTAACCCCACGTATATCTAATAGCACGGAAATTGTctgacctttaattccttgcttgtctcttctcgtctcccttcgcgcctgatcgaacattttggtcataactgatatttgtaatgtacagtctagttaatacattgtaaattcgaaatttgttttgttattcctagccgttacaggtcgagactagaagagatacacttttcgcttatgcagtgctccggcttctaacgtaagcccatagcctctcactctttgcaggacccgagaccgagaagtccttaattcccTCCCTGAAGAttttcctaccctcttgtaaatccgcgagggcgaaaccagtcagtccagactagtggagccagtaagccttgccccgctcgcagggataagtatcccctaagaattgtagaggccttgataaggatattgagacagacgtcttctacaatggtgacagccttaTCAGAGTGGAGACATTTCATTTGAGGGGTTTAGTCGATTTATTTACAGCTTCAATTCTAAATTATCACGCTTAACCCCCCAATCTATTAGAATGGTGTCTTCACCCCCAATATACTTTTATGTATTATTACAATAGTAATCATGCATTATtagatataatttaaaaatttttatataagtagtgcaaaaagatacaattttagacgattttttattatggcaTCGAACACATCATATGGAATACCAATGGAAAAACGAAGAAATGAACAAACAAGATGTTGTGTTCCAGTTACATGGATACTACTAGCATCTACTAGCAAGGATTTCCAAGTCCACGaaattatatggatatgtttgataaatgggtgagtgctgttaagagccctaaattgtaaatttatgctactaaaattgtagtaaaatgcctTTTGCAGGCAtatttattcacataaaacttgacataagaatgacaacaattatttaaatactgaccagttgtcacaacattaagaaaactaaattatactatacttggcttgtattattaatatttcttgtaacacatataacatttcttgtaacatttttataaataaactatattttattctctaatttttttaatcactttggcattttaatgtaatggaaaataaatatagtctcaacataacaagaaaaccaaaaaagtatacgaaaaatatttattatcgtatatgataaggatttttcttgttattttaggattatatcgattttcctttactttaaaatgagttcacaatcctaggcaatattactaaacttttgaatttagcgccatgtatatatagttacgctcccggtcactaggtgatgcgccaattATTGTTCTATTCGTTAACACGGAAGTTTAaatgctaggtggtagtgtgctatggtTATAAACTCGTAAAGTAAACGTCGTCGTAAACAGCTGTTAGCAAATAAGTAAGGTACAAAGGTTAAAGTTcagttgtattttgttttataatctaTTTTGATTCTACTTCTACTTCAAATTTAGTAGGTATTAACTCGAATCTTGGTGTACAGTTAGATCGTCGtaaacattattaaatatttacatttatttaaaatggcATGTCTTCAAAAGGttagttttaattatttattgctaATTTTGTCATTTACAATGTATAATTTAAGGTTTCCAAGGAGTTTTTAAGAAAAGGAGTTCGATTAAGCCCAAGTTTAGCTAAATACAGTTCTTCTACACCGGGGGGCTACAATTTTAGTAAGTACCTACGTATTGATCTAATATCCAATGTTCCTATTATTATAAAGTATGAATATTTCAGGGCAAATACTTAAACAAAAGATGTTTAAATATAAGCATATTTTTAATCATGAAATTGAAgtcattaatttaaatatatcataGGCAAATTAACATGTTTATTCTTCTCATATGTATTCTCATGTTTCAGAAATATTTACCCAAACTTATAGTATTTACAGGGATGAGGTAGAAGTAGtaatgttatgtctttttgtttttattttacgaaTAATTTACCATTCCGTGAAGGCATTTTTTACCCTGTCCTAAAATCTTTTTCTTTATCATTTGTTTTATTGGTCTAATTATTTTAAGGATGTTCTATGCATTTACTTTTCCTGTTTCTCTCTAAAACAAAGTTTTGGTTCTGTAAACCATAAACAGTTAAACTATCAATTAATTAAATCAAGGCAGAGTTATTATTTGATACcattttcaaatatttcaatCACAATATCATTAAGTATGCAGTTCACACCTTGTTTTATCTTATATATTTTGTTGCATTTAATTGTGTTTTAccattttcttaaaaatttgaaattatggttaatgTATGGttgtaaaaattttgcaaattttCATGGACATTGAACTTCGTCTGTAATTTGaattgattaattttaaattgtttatcaatttgtttttacttatttttaagttgataaaattatttatttactgtTTTGTATTCTGCATTAATCTGTTGGCTGATAAATGCATGATGTTAAAGTACATTATTACAAAATTTACCAATTTCACTCAATTTTTAACCAGCTTGtttgtgttatttattttaaaagttaaatgTTTAGGAAAGATTTATTGAAGATAAAATTATCCCTGTCTCTGGCGTGTTTTTAAATTCCAttatttcttgaatattttcAAGAGTTTTAtgtttttgtctttttaaaatagCGGACTGACCTTTTTTGACAACAGTATTCAACATAAGTCACTTTCCTTTTTATGCCATAGACAATAAACATTAGTCAAATAGCAAATTATCTACAAAATGGCTCAAAGTTGTTCCTAATAATAATAAGATAATACATGTGGAAGTAATGTGTGAAGTTAATACTCACTTTAGTAAATAgtacatttttaattatatacacaAAAAAAGTCATGTTTAAGAAGGGATAGAAAATGTATTATTGACTTCAATAGATCTAAAAAGTGGTGCTTTGCACTTGGGGAGTGCTGACAGAAGTTAATTCTTCTTATAGCGTGTTATTACTATAAATGGTTAATGAAATTTCATATCCACTTAttactaaattgttaatatttttttataataacaccacacatttaagttctttgaaatttaaaaatctttttttccttaaaaattttatttaatgacttaaattatatttagagaggtggccttttaGCCTATTCCACTGCgcccttttcagatctattgtggtcctctagtcccagttaacattctctagcctgattctttttataaagtctagtagcttcgagactgtaccttccatgtaacTATTTGCCAGTGgatcttctcctaatgcaaagaaccgcacatttgccagactgtcacactaacataaaatgtgctctgctgtttcttcttcgaggtgacagaatctgcacaggtcatcatctgaaaatcccatcagcttcaagtgcctattcagcttacagtgtcctgttagaagacctactatgactttgactgttttcctgtctttgcttattaggtctgccgtaaattttggcaaatgttctctaatgaactgtttcgcctgtctttgtcctggtgaatttctccaccattccagagatttgtgagctacccacttcctcgtagctgttcttgttactgactttgcaaagccgcagaagggttccggtccaatgaatggcattgatgagccttgtttggccatttcatccgctttttcattacctttatgaccctcgtgccccggtactcAGGCTATTATAACCTTGCTATGGTCTCCTaatttatttagggcacacacgcaatcccatattagcttagaattgacctctacagaattgagtgccttaagcccTGCCTGATTATCTGTGAAGACGGCAACTGAGCAGAACATTCTTTCCTGCCTTTActtccttcttccttcttagATTTActgggaaatgtatcccttgatttgtccctactatgccggctcccacaccctccgatgtttttgagccatccatgtaccaggtagcagcagcttgtatgggtacacctttattccagtcttccctgtcTGGTATCTTAATAGtgattgttaaagctatatctcgtagctgttgcatcgataggttttcCCATCACAATATtcgcttttagctcctcgattagcttgctgttgtcagtaccatgcatctggcttatatgtcgctgactatggattaatctgtgaatcactgatctggcttcgccct from the Diabrotica undecimpunctata isolate CICGRU chromosome 1, icDiaUnde3, whole genome shotgun sequence genome contains:
- the LOC140432450 gene encoding uncharacterized protein encodes the protein MSKYSENEDDPDIYESSGDEWKEEEEVKKNSRRSSQRLSKKPRMTVVEYGSSDEDSDSEPARKKSKNGVAKKAKKKAKDEEDDDDYSVDDDEDEEAFKEKPEKVENSETKATSATTNSQIQAVRPIGNRKFIPKTLYSEDYTTGSFVILKKDAEGDASKHPCIWRIDGKALLQKYEAYDEDGKVRHKNTSIYTGWSPMDKDLYAPVTVDVIQHNNQNLRVELHWDKLKDINADSD